A region of Halalkaliarchaeum desulfuricum DNA encodes the following proteins:
- a CDS encoding 50S ribosomal protein L6, with the protein MNRVEIEIPDDVSASIDHLDLTIEGPNGSVTRRLWYPDVTVSVEDDAVVIESAETDAKTNATVGTFESHVTNMIHGVTEGWEYRMEVFYAHFPMQVSVEGEEIVIENFLGEKAPRRTPVRGDTEVQVDGEEIVLSGPDKEAVGQTAADIEQLTKVKGKDTRVFQDGVYITEKPAKAGGA; encoded by the coding sequence ATGAACCGAGTAGAAATCGAGATCCCGGACGACGTGTCCGCGTCGATCGATCACCTCGATCTCACGATCGAGGGGCCGAACGGATCGGTCACTCGTCGACTGTGGTATCCGGACGTGACCGTCTCCGTCGAGGACGACGCTGTCGTCATCGAATCGGCGGAGACCGACGCGAAGACGAACGCGACGGTCGGAACGTTCGAGAGCCACGTCACGAATATGATCCACGGCGTGACCGAGGGGTGGGAGTACAGGATGGAAGTCTTCTACGCCCACTTCCCGATGCAGGTTTCCGTGGAGGGCGAGGAGATCGTCATCGAGAACTTCCTCGGCGAGAAGGCACCGCGCCGGACGCCGGTCCGTGGCGACACGGAGGTTCAGGTCGACGGCGAGGAGATCGTCCTCTCGGGACCCGACAAGGAAGCGGTCGGACAGACCGCCGCGGACATCGAACAGCTCACGAAAGTGAAAGGAAAGGACACGCGCGTCTTCCAGGACGGCGTGTACATCACCGAGAAGCCGGCGAAGGCGGGTGGTGCATAG
- the secY gene encoding preprotein translocase subunit SecY, translating into MSWKEAAEPVLTRMPSIDRPEGHVPFKRKLMWTAVILIVYFFLTNINPFGLAAGEGTDFFGQFRSILAGEHGSLMQVGIGPIVTASIVLQLLGGANLLGLDTNDPRDQILYQGLQKLLVIVVTAMTAAPMVFTGEFLPSDPAVAQALGVSIGVIDTLVFLQVFVGGVLILFMDEVVSKWGVGSGVGLFIIASVSQQLVGGFFSWGGLGATGFFASWYGIIFGETTLGSPFTTEGLFALLFEPGEILAIFTTLFIFGIVVYAESVRVEIPLSHARVKGARGRFPVKLIYASVLPMILVRALQANIQFFGQILNSQWPGMPEWLGVYGDQGQPISGFFYYTNPIQTREEWMWFLGETAAEPWMIASRVAIDLTFMVIGGAIFAIFWVETTGMGPEATAKQIQNSGMQIPGFRRNPQVVEKVMERYIPQVTVIGGALVGFLAVMANMLGTIGGVSGTGLLLAVSITYKLYEEIAEEQLMEMHPMMRQMFGQ; encoded by the coding sequence ATGAGCTGGAAGGAGGCCGCCGAACCAGTCCTGACGCGGATGCCCTCGATCGACCGGCCCGAGGGACACGTCCCGTTCAAGCGGAAGCTGATGTGGACAGCCGTGATCCTCATCGTCTACTTCTTCCTCACCAACATCAACCCGTTCGGGCTCGCTGCGGGTGAGGGGACGGACTTCTTCGGGCAGTTCCGCTCGATCCTGGCGGGCGAACACGGATCGCTGATGCAGGTGGGGATCGGTCCGATCGTCACCGCGTCCATCGTGCTGCAGCTGCTGGGCGGCGCCAACCTGCTCGGACTCGACACGAACGACCCCCGCGACCAGATACTGTACCAGGGGCTCCAGAAGTTGCTCGTCATCGTCGTCACGGCGATGACGGCAGCGCCAATGGTGTTTACCGGCGAGTTCCTTCCGTCGGATCCCGCCGTGGCGCAAGCACTCGGCGTCAGCATCGGTGTCATCGACACGCTGGTGTTCCTGCAAGTGTTCGTGGGCGGCGTCCTCATTTTGTTCATGGACGAGGTCGTGAGCAAGTGGGGCGTCGGCTCCGGCGTCGGGCTGTTCATTATCGCCAGCGTGAGTCAGCAGCTCGTCGGCGGATTCTTCAGCTGGGGAGGACTGGGCGCTACGGGCTTCTTCGCGAGCTGGTATGGAATCATCTTCGGCGAGACGACGCTCGGCTCCCCGTTCACGACGGAGGGGCTGTTTGCCCTGCTGTTCGAACCGGGTGAGATCCTCGCGATATTCACGACGCTATTCATCTTTGGGATCGTCGTGTATGCGGAGTCGGTTCGCGTCGAGATCCCGCTGTCACACGCACGGGTGAAGGGCGCCCGCGGGCGGTTCCCAGTGAAACTAATCTACGCGTCAGTCCTGCCGATGATACTCGTTCGGGCGCTGCAGGCGAACATCCAGTTCTTCGGGCAGATTCTCAACTCCCAGTGGCCGGGAATGCCCGAGTGGCTGGGCGTCTACGGGGATCAGGGGCAGCCGATCTCCGGGTTCTTCTACTACACGAACCCGATCCAGACGCGCGAGGAGTGGATGTGGTTCCTCGGCGAGACTGCCGCGGAGCCGTGGATGATCGCCAGCCGTGTCGCGATCGACCTCACCTTCATGGTGATCGGCGGCGCGATCTTCGCGATCTTCTGGGTCGAGACCACCGGCATGGGGCCGGAGGCGACGGCCAAACAGATTCAAAACTCCGGAATGCAGATCCCCGGCTTCCGTCGGAATCCGCAGGTCGTAGAGAAGGTGATGGAGCGATACATCCCGCAGGTGACGGTCATCGGCGGCGCGCTGGTCGGCTTCCTGGCGGTGATGGCGAACATGCTGGGCACCATCGGGGGTGTCTCCGGAACCGGGCTGCTGCTGGCGGTCTCGATCACGTACAAGCTGTACGAGGAGATCGCCGAAGAGCAGTTGATGGAGATGCATCCGATGATGCGCCAGATGTTCGGCCAATAA
- a CDS encoding Pycsar system effector family protein, with product MPSPPTDFSAQTLSHLNEYIKFADQKASVLLTGQLAFLGLFVTVLDGNWAGADVEFKILAAMTIGATLLAGVFAGWVIYPQTEPSGGALLFWENINAKCLDDYESEIKGLDEDAMLGELIEENYLLAEVASNKYWRLKVSLVSTAGIVFFATLSMVSLF from the coding sequence ATGCCGTCACCGCCCACTGACTTTTCGGCGCAAACACTCTCTCATCTGAATGAGTACATCAAATTTGCTGATCAGAAAGCGTCTGTCCTCCTAACAGGGCAGTTAGCATTTCTCGGGCTGTTCGTTACCGTCCTTGACGGAAACTGGGCTGGGGCCGATGTCGAGTTCAAGATTCTCGCGGCGATGACGATCGGGGCTACCTTACTCGCAGGGGTGTTCGCAGGCTGGGTGATTTACCCGCAGACAGAGCCTTCTGGCGGGGCTTTGCTATTTTGGGAGAACATCAATGCGAAATGTCTTGATGATTACGAGTCTGAGATCAAGGGTTTGGACGAGGATGCAATGTTAGGAGAGTTGATTGAGGAGAATTACTTGTTAGCGGAAGTCGCATCGAATAAATATTGGCGTTTGAAGGTTTCCTTGGTTTCGACAGCAGGGATTGTGTTTTTCGCTACACTATCTATGGTTTCCCTGTTCTAG
- a CDS encoding 50S ribosomal protein L18 has translation MATGPRYKVPMRRRREVRTDYHQRLRLLKSGKPRLVARVSNRHVRAQLVTPGPDGDETHAAASSEELAEYGWEAPTGNHPSAYLTGYLAGARAVEAGLEEAVLDIGLNTATPGNKTFAVQEGAIDAGLEVPHNDSVLADWSRNRGEHIADYAEQLDEPLYSGEFDATELPEHFDEVLARIQEDYE, from the coding sequence ATGGCAACAGGACCACGGTATAAAGTACCGATGCGGCGTCGTCGCGAGGTCCGGACCGACTACCACCAGAGGTTGCGCCTGCTGAAATCCGGCAAACCTCGCCTGGTCGCCCGGGTGAGCAACCGACACGTCAGGGCGCAGCTGGTCACTCCCGGACCGGACGGTGACGAGACCCATGCCGCCGCCTCCAGCGAGGAGCTGGCGGAGTACGGTTGGGAGGCTCCAACGGGGAACCACCCCAGCGCGTATCTCACGGGGTATCTCGCCGGCGCCCGAGCGGTCGAAGCCGGCCTCGAAGAGGCCGTCCTCGACATCGGGCTCAACACGGCGACGCCCGGAAACAAGACGTTTGCAGTACAGGAAGGTGCAATCGACGCGGGGCTCGAGGTTCCCCACAACGACAGCGTGCTTGCCGACTGGTCGCGCAACCGCGGCGAACACATCGCCGACTACGCCGAGCAGCTCGACGAGCCGCTGTATTCGGGGGAGTTCGACGCCACTGAACTACCCGAGCACTTCGATGAGGTGCTCGCACGGATCCAGGAAGACTATGAGTAA
- a CDS encoding 50S ribosomal protein L14 has translation MEALKADVTQGLEKGSLITCADNTGARELKVLSVKGYSGRVNRHPKAGIGDKVTVSVTKGTPEMRRQVLEAVIVRQRKPIRRPDGTRVKFEDNAAVIIDDLEEPRGTEIKGPIAREVAERFGSIASTATMIV, from the coding sequence ATGGAGGCGCTGAAAGCCGACGTCACGCAGGGCCTCGAGAAGGGCTCGCTGATCACGTGTGCCGACAACACCGGGGCGCGAGAGCTGAAGGTGCTCAGCGTCAAGGGGTACTCCGGCCGAGTCAACCGGCATCCGAAGGCCGGTATCGGCGACAAGGTGACCGTCTCGGTCACCAAAGGGACCCCCGAGATGCGCCGGCAGGTGCTGGAGGCGGTTATCGTCCGCCAGCGCAAGCCGATCCGGCGCCCGGACGGCACGCGCGTCAAGTTCGAGGACAACGCGGCCGTGATCATCGACGATCTCGAGGAGCCGCGCGGCACCGAGATCAAAGGCCCGATCGCACGCGAGGTCGCCGAACGCTTCGGGAGCATCGCGAGCACCGCAACGATGATCGTATAA
- the rplX gene encoding 50S ribosomal protein L24 codes for MTRQPRKQRNETENAPLHERHRQVRATLSDELREEYGKRNVRVNAGDTVEIMRGDFAGEEGEVVDVDLRDTRITVEGITVEKVDGEEVPRPLPTSNVRVTALDLEDDRREARLREDNE; via the coding sequence ATGACGCGACAGCCACGCAAACAACGAAACGAAACGGAGAACGCGCCGCTTCACGAGCGGCACCGACAGGTCCGTGCCACTCTCTCGGATGAACTTCGAGAGGAGTACGGCAAGCGGAACGTCCGCGTCAACGCGGGCGACACCGTCGAAATCATGCGCGGTGACTTCGCCGGCGAGGAAGGGGAAGTCGTCGACGTCGACCTCCGGGACACCCGGATCACCGTCGAAGGCATCACCGTCGAAAAGGTCGACGGTGAGGAGGTCCCCCGTCCGTTGCCGACGAGCAACGTCCGCGTGACCGCCCTGGACCTGGAGGACGACCGCCGCGAGGCGCGTCTCCGGGAGGACAACGAATGA
- a CDS encoding 50S ribosomal protein L30: MQAIVQLRGEVNISGDIQDTLEMLNLHGVNHATFVPETDSYRGMITKVNDYVAFGEPTAETVAMLLERRGEPEEGTATIDDEWVADNTDYDDVDSLAAALVEEETTLREQGLSPALRLHPPRGGHKGLKRPTAEGGQLGRHSTDEIDALLEAMR; this comes from the coding sequence ATGCAGGCGATCGTCCAGCTCCGCGGGGAAGTGAACATCAGTGGCGACATCCAGGACACACTGGAGATGCTGAACCTCCACGGGGTCAACCACGCCACGTTCGTCCCGGAGACCGACTCCTACCGCGGGATGATCACGAAGGTGAACGACTACGTCGCGTTCGGCGAGCCGACCGCAGAGACGGTCGCGATGTTGCTCGAGCGCCGCGGCGAGCCCGAGGAGGGCACCGCGACGATCGACGACGAGTGGGTCGCAGACAACACCGACTACGACGACGTCGACTCGCTTGCGGCCGCGCTCGTCGAGGAGGAGACGACGCTTCGCGAGCAGGGGCTCTCCCCCGCGCTCCGTCTGCACCCGCCGCGAGGCGGCCACAAAGGGCTGAAGCGTCCGACCGCCGAGGGCGGTCAGCTGGGTCGCCACTCGACCGATGAGATCGACGCGCTCCTGGAGGCGATGCGATGA
- a CDS encoding 30S ribosomal protein S14, giving the protein MSESESEPEPEESADVTGEHATRRTGQRHECRRCGRKQGLVGKYDINLCRQCFREVARDMGFKKYS; this is encoded by the coding sequence ATGAGCGAAAGCGAAAGCGAACCCGAACCCGAAGAGTCCGCCGACGTCACCGGGGAGCACGCGACGCGACGCACCGGCCAGCGGCACGAGTGCCGGCGCTGCGGTCGCAAACAGGGGTTGGTCGGCAAGTACGACATCAACCTCTGTCGCCAGTGTTTCCGGGAGGTCGCACGAGACATGGGATTCAAGAAGTACAGCTAA
- a CDS encoding adenylate/guanylate cyclase domain-containing protein gives MPDFSDSHQEEIIERIGERAETVEERLEDIPRGRTNPSLGDLTIHSAKKYRLGIVFVDINDFSNYMSRNDDEDTLFMLNLFIPEIMELVRDFDGKLEKNTGDGILAYFGAGEDDGDAVETLLEYIATVKWALKYHVNPKLEDNDVETISISTGSAYDTVYISRIGAHSGNQRMNRLTAVSTGANVASDLEAMAGKDQHYVNDGVYEYSDDENGWGQYVKHVGEHNGYTWGSPLKGHDTAQYYKFTGIWQE, from the coding sequence ATGCCGGATTTCTCGGACTCTCACCAAGAGGAAATCATCGAACGAATTGGGGAGAGAGCAGAGACCGTCGAAGAACGACTTGAAGATATTCCCCGGGGCCGAACTAATCCTTCATTAGGAGATCTCACAATCCATTCTGCGAAAAAATATCGTCTCGGGATTGTTTTCGTCGATATCAACGACTTCAGCAACTACATGAGTAGAAATGACGACGAGGATACGCTGTTTATGCTGAACTTATTCATCCCCGAGATCATGGAACTGGTCCGTGATTTCGATGGAAAGCTTGAGAAGAACACAGGAGACGGCATTCTCGCGTATTTCGGTGCAGGTGAAGATGATGGAGATGCGGTCGAAACACTACTAGAGTACATCGCTACCGTCAAATGGGCGTTGAAGTACCATGTCAATCCGAAACTGGAGGACAACGACGTTGAGACGATATCGATCAGCACCGGGTCAGCGTACGACACAGTCTACATCTCACGCATCGGTGCTCACAGCGGCAACCAGCGGATGAACCGATTAACAGCAGTTTCAACTGGTGCGAATGTCGCGTCAGACCTTGAAGCGATGGCAGGAAAAGACCAGCATTACGTGAACGATGGCGTCTACGAGTATTCAGATGACGAGAACGGGTGGGGGCAATACGTGAAACATGTTGGTGAGCACAATGGATATACCTGGGGTAGTCCGCTGAAAGGGCACGACACCGCCCAGTACTACAAATTCACCGGGATTTGGCAAGAGTAA
- a CDS encoding 30S ribosomal protein S5 — protein sequence MSNDEGWEPRTRLGRKVQDGDVTSMRQALETGLPLKEPEIVNQLLPGLEDEVLDINMVQRMTDSGRRVKFRVVVAVGNRDGYLGFAQARDDQVGGAIQKAIDVAKLNVIEVDRGSGSWEDQAGGVNSLTRRAEGKAGSVTVEIIPAPQGLGLAGAETVRNILELAGVQDAWTKSNGNTRTTVNLAKATFNALENASQARMPQHAREVHRDVEVGE from the coding sequence ATGAGTAACGACGAGGGCTGGGAACCGCGAACGCGGCTCGGCCGCAAGGTACAGGACGGCGACGTCACGTCGATGAGACAGGCGCTCGAGACGGGGCTCCCGCTGAAGGAGCCGGAGATCGTCAATCAGCTCCTTCCGGGGCTGGAAGACGAGGTGCTGGACATCAACATGGTCCAGCGGATGACCGACTCCGGGCGCCGGGTGAAGTTCCGGGTCGTCGTCGCGGTGGGCAACCGCGACGGCTACCTCGGCTTCGCGCAGGCCCGCGACGATCAGGTCGGCGGGGCGATCCAGAAGGCGATCGACGTGGCGAAGCTGAACGTGATCGAGGTGGACCGCGGCTCCGGCTCCTGGGAGGACCAGGCCGGTGGCGTGAACTCCCTGACACGCAGGGCGGAGGGGAAGGCCGGCTCGGTGACCGTCGAGATCATCCCCGCCCCACAGGGGCTGGGACTGGCGGGCGCCGAGACGGTGCGCAACATCCTCGAACTCGCCGGCGTCCAGGACGCCTGGACGAAATCCAACGGCAACACCCGGACGACGGTGAACCTCGCGAAGGCGACGTTCAACGCCCTGGAGAACGCCTCGCAGGCGAGGATGCCCCAGCACGCCCGCGAAGTTCACCGAGACGTGGAGGTGGGCGAGTGA
- a CDS encoding 50S ribosomal protein L32e: MSEYEELENISGVGPSKADALREAGYETIEDVKAASQGELSEIDGIGNALAARIKADVGGLEVEEETEAEVEEVEEPDEDEEPDAEVETELRPRGHADKTPDLDADTARALAQKHREGKPQFNRQDYHKKKRVPASWRRPRGDLSKQRRGIKGKGDTVEAGFRSPTAARGLHPSGFEEVRVFNTDDLDGIDPDTEAVRIASSVGGRKRERIEEVCEDREIRVLNPTYVEVEVEQ; encoded by the coding sequence ATGAGCGAGTACGAAGAACTCGAAAACATAAGCGGCGTCGGTCCCTCGAAGGCGGACGCCCTCCGGGAGGCCGGCTACGAAACGATCGAGGACGTCAAGGCCGCTTCGCAGGGTGAACTGTCGGAGATCGACGGCATCGGCAACGCGCTCGCCGCGCGGATCAAGGCCGACGTCGGCGGTCTCGAGGTCGAAGAGGAAACCGAAGCGGAAGTCGAAGAGGTCGAGGAGCCGGACGAGGACGAAGAGCCCGACGCGGAGGTCGAAACCGAACTCCGCCCCCGGGGACACGCCGACAAGACGCCGGACCTCGATGCCGACACTGCACGGGCGCTCGCACAGAAGCACCGCGAGGGCAAACCGCAGTTCAACCGGCAGGACTACCACAAGAAAAAGCGGGTGCCCGCCTCGTGGCGGCGTCCGCGCGGGGACCTCTCGAAGCAGCGCCGAGGGATCAAAGGCAAGGGCGACACCGTCGAGGCGGGCTTCCGCTCGCCGACGGCCGCCCGGGGCCTGCACCCCTCCGGTTTCGAGGAGGTTCGCGTGTTCAACACCGACGACCTCGATGGAATCGACCCCGACACGGAGGCGGTTCGGATCGCCTCCTCGGTCGGCGGGCGGAAACGCGAGCGAATCGAGGAAGTGTGTGAGGACCGGGAGATCCGCGTCCTCAACCCGACGTACGTCGAAGTCGAGGTGGAACAATGA
- a CDS encoding recombinase family protein translates to MSETAVGYIRLSQDGKSLERQRDDVEEYADENDLNLVEVYNEGRRASGFDSDRPEYQALLEDANSGDVAAVVVPNLSRLSRDRKERLRLLLDLDNIGVELHSHELGRAVDLDDDWELVQQSIKATTDDVEKRREIKRSKRATKERLENGFDHGRPPFGLQFDDAGEYWVPGEDFDTALDVVSLREDGFSWRKIAEETGVNKDTARRIWQRKDRYLQEVETA, encoded by the coding sequence ATGAGTGAAACAGCAGTCGGCTATATCCGGCTCTCCCAAGACGGAAAGTCACTGGAGCGGCAGCGCGACGACGTAGAGGAGTACGCCGACGAAAACGACCTCAACCTCGTGGAGGTGTATAACGAAGGGCGACGCGCATCCGGCTTCGATTCCGATCGCCCGGAGTACCAGGCGCTGCTGGAGGACGCCAATAGCGGCGACGTCGCCGCCGTGGTCGTTCCGAACCTCTCCCGTCTCTCTCGGGACCGGAAGGAACGTCTTCGCCTCCTACTGGACCTCGACAATATCGGTGTGGAGCTACACTCGCACGAGCTCGGGCGCGCCGTTGACCTCGACGACGACTGGGAGCTCGTCCAGCAGTCGATCAAGGCAACCACCGACGACGTCGAGAAGCGCAGGGAGATCAAGCGGTCGAAACGGGCCACGAAGGAACGTCTGGAGAACGGTTTCGACCACGGACGTCCACCCTTCGGCCTCCAGTTCGACGACGCCGGCGAGTACTGGGTCCCGGGTGAAGACTTCGACACTGCGCTGGATGTCGTCTCTCTCCGTGAGGACGGGTTCTCGTGGCGGAAGATCGCGGAAGAGACTGGTGTGAACAAGGATACTGCGCGGCGGATATGGCAGAGAAAGGACCGCTACCTGCAGGAGGTTGAGACGGCATGA
- a CDS encoding 30S ribosomal protein S4e, with product MSNHQKRLSVPNSWPVERKTATFTVKAGAGPHGESGVPLLILLRDVLGYVGNEKEARYALRQGSVSVNGGTVSDVQRPVGIFDILSFDEREEYYRVFPDEGGRLTLVPIDADAAESRLGKVVRKGTVSGGDVQLTLHDGTNVRVESDTEYSNKDSLVVDNETKAVVAHFPYEEGALAVVVDGQHAGETGTVDEIQVTMGSGSNTVRLASGEDTFETVEEYVVVIDENFTDDEDADGVDADEEADEVDADEEADEVDDGDDESDAEPAEESDNADDGGDDE from the coding sequence ATGAGCAACCATCAGAAACGACTGTCGGTACCGAACTCCTGGCCGGTCGAGCGGAAGACCGCGACGTTCACCGTCAAGGCCGGCGCCGGACCGCACGGGGAATCGGGGGTTCCACTCTTGATCCTGCTGCGGGACGTGCTCGGCTACGTCGGCAACGAGAAAGAAGCGCGGTACGCCCTTCGGCAGGGCTCCGTCTCCGTCAACGGCGGAACCGTGTCGGACGTACAGCGACCCGTCGGTATCTTCGACATCCTGTCGTTCGACGAGCGGGAGGAGTACTACCGCGTGTTCCCCGACGAGGGGGGCCGCCTGACGCTCGTTCCGATCGATGCCGACGCCGCGGAAAGCCGTCTCGGGAAGGTCGTCCGCAAGGGAACCGTCTCCGGCGGCGACGTGCAACTCACGCTGCACGATGGCACGAACGTCCGCGTCGAATCCGACACGGAGTACTCGAACAAGGATTCGCTCGTGGTCGACAACGAAACCAAAGCGGTCGTCGCCCACTTCCCGTACGAGGAGGGCGCGCTCGCGGTCGTCGTCGACGGGCAGCACGCCGGCGAGACCGGAACCGTCGACGAGATCCAGGTCACGATGGGCTCTGGATCGAACACGGTTCGCCTCGCAAGCGGCGAGGACACGTTCGAAACCGTCGAGGAGTACGTCGTCGTGATCGACGAGAACTTCACGGACGACGAGGACGCCGACGGAGTCGACGCCGACGAGGAAGCCGATGAAGTCGACGCCGACGAGGAAGCCGATGAAGTCGACGACGGAGACGACGAATCGGACGCGGAACCCGCCGAGGAGTCGGACAACGCAGACGACGGAGGTGACGACGAATGA
- a CDS encoding 50S ribosomal protein L5, whose translation MSDAESDAEFHEMREPQIQKVVVHMAVGQGGEPLAHAEEIIEEITGRQSVRTTANQTIGEFGVREGDPIGTKVTLRGEAARGFLDTAFEFTELSRSQFDDTGNVSFGVEEHTEFPSQEYDPEVGIYGLDVTVALVRPGYRIAKRDRETRPIPSSHQLTPGDAIAFLEREFDVEVNE comes from the coding sequence ATGAGCGACGCCGAGTCGGACGCCGAGTTCCACGAGATGCGCGAGCCGCAAATCCAGAAGGTCGTCGTCCACATGGCAGTCGGCCAGGGCGGGGAGCCGCTCGCTCACGCCGAGGAGATCATCGAGGAGATCACGGGCAGACAGAGCGTCCGAACGACCGCCAACCAGACGATCGGCGAGTTCGGCGTCCGCGAGGGCGACCCGATCGGCACGAAGGTCACGCTCCGCGGGGAGGCCGCACGCGGGTTCCTCGACACCGCCTTCGAGTTCACGGAGCTGTCCCGGTCGCAGTTCGACGACACCGGGAACGTGAGCTTCGGCGTCGAGGAACACACGGAGTTCCCGAGCCAGGAGTACGACCCCGAGGTCGGGATCTACGGACTCGACGTGACCGTCGCGCTGGTCCGTCCGGGCTACCGGATCGCAAAACGCGATCGGGAAACCCGGCCGATCCCGAGCTCCCACCAGTTGACGCCCGGGGACGCGATCGCGTTCCTCGAGCGGGAGTTCGACGTGGAGGTGAACGAATGA
- a CDS encoding uL15m family ribosomal protein — MTDKKKRQRGSRTHGGGSQKNRRGAGNRGGRGAAGRDKHEFHNYEPLGKHGFTRPDDVTDDVVEVRVRKLDEDATLFAADGVADRDGDAYVIDARDVAEDGYDADVVKVLGGGQVRNELHVTADAFTAGAVELLEEGGGEAILSDRAETAESEDLSDEDTDES; from the coding sequence ATGACGGACAAAAAGAAACGCCAGCGGGGCTCCCGAACGCACGGCGGCGGCTCACAGAAGAACCGGCGCGGCGCCGGGAACCGGGGTGGCCGCGGCGCGGCCGGCCGGGACAAACACGAGTTCCACAACTACGAGCCGCTGGGCAAGCACGGCTTCACTCGCCCGGACGACGTCACGGACGACGTCGTCGAGGTGCGTGTCCGGAAACTCGACGAGGACGCGACGCTGTTCGCCGCCGACGGGGTGGCGGACCGCGACGGGGACGCCTACGTCATCGACGCGCGCGACGTGGCCGAGGACGGCTACGACGCCGACGTCGTGAAGGTGCTGGGCGGCGGTCAGGTGCGCAACGAGCTGCACGTCACCGCCGACGCGTTCACCGCCGGCGCCGTCGAACTCCTCGAGGAAGGCGGCGGGGAGGCGATCCTCTCCGACCGTGCCGAGACCGCAGAATCAGAAGACCTATCCGACGAAGACACGGACGAATCGTAA
- a CDS encoding 30S ribosomal protein S8, protein MVGNDPLANALSGLDNAERVGHLEYTVQPASNVIGSVLEVLYDRGYIDGFEFVDDGKAGRFEVELKGAINECGAVNPRYSAGADEFEKWEKRFLPARDYGALVVTTSHGVMSHYEAREQGIGGQVIAYVY, encoded by the coding sequence ATGGTAGGCAACGATCCACTGGCGAATGCGCTTTCGGGGCTCGACAACGCCGAGCGTGTCGGCCACTTGGAGTACACGGTACAGCCCGCCTCGAACGTCATCGGCTCCGTACTCGAGGTCCTCTACGACCGCGGGTACATCGACGGATTCGAGTTCGTCGACGACGGCAAGGCCGGACGATTCGAGGTCGAACTGAAAGGAGCGATAAACGAGTGTGGCGCCGTCAACCCCCGCTACTCTGCGGGCGCAGACGAGTTCGAGAAGTGGGAAAAGCGATTCCTCCCCGCCCGCGATTACGGGGCGCTCGTCGTCACGACGAGCCACGGCGTCATGAGCCACTACGAGGCCCGCGAACAGGGCATCGGTGGCCAGGTGATCGCATACGTATATTAA
- a CDS encoding type II toxin-antitoxin system RelE family toxin has protein sequence MSYSILLSEEAQEYYQSLDDKSQRIVKQNLQKLEAEPYPKPGAGSGDREKLVVEGEEMYRLHIGRTHTAFYKIREDKEQVRIVDILTIDEAHDRYGF, from the coding sequence ATGAGCTATAGCATCCTTCTTTCCGAGGAAGCGCAGGAATACTACCAGAGCCTCGACGACAAGAGCCAGCGGATCGTCAAGCAGAACCTTCAGAAACTGGAGGCAGAGCCGTACCCGAAACCGGGTGCCGGCTCAGGCGACCGTGAGAAGCTTGTGGTCGAGGGCGAGGAGATGTACCGTCTCCATATAGGGCGAACCCACACCGCCTTCTACAAAATCCGCGAGGACAAGGAGCAGGTGAGGATCGTCGATATCCTCACTATCGACGAAGCGCACGACCGATACGGTTTCTGA
- a CDS encoding 50S ribosomal protein L19e codes for MTDLGAQKRLAADVLDIGESRVWFDPEAQGEIADAITREDIRELVEEGTIRAKDAKTNSRGRARERDAKRSYGHRRGAGSRKGKAGARKDPKEDWISRIRAQRRRLKELRDDGPLDRSQYRELYDKASGGSFEDVARLEAYIETNYDIEVTE; via the coding sequence ATGACTGATCTCGGCGCACAGAAGCGGCTCGCAGCCGACGTCCTCGACATCGGCGAGAGCCGCGTCTGGTTCGACCCGGAGGCACAGGGAGAGATCGCCGACGCGATCACTCGCGAGGACATCCGCGAACTCGTCGAGGAGGGGACGATCCGCGCGAAGGACGCGAAGACCAACTCGCGCGGTCGGGCCCGCGAGCGCGACGCGAAGCGCTCGTACGGCCACCGCCGCGGTGCCGGCTCCCGGAAGGGGAAAGCCGGCGCCCGGAAGGACCCCAAGGAGGACTGGATCAGCCGGATCCGCGCACAGCGGCGACGGCTGAAGGAGCTTCGAGACGACGGCCCCCTCGACCGCAGCCAGTACCGCGAGCTGTACGACAAAGCAAGCGGCGGTTCGTTCGAGGACGTCGCTCGGCTCGAAGCCTACATCGAAACCAACTACGATATTGAGGTGACTGAGTAA